The Galactobacillus timonensis genome has a segment encoding these proteins:
- a CDS encoding cyclophilin-like fold protein, with protein MLSLMLLISGCGFRMAAEETIKETDPPSESNTGDEMENNMDESMPEESAALRMTIENSPVQVTWEDNESVTALRKLARKEPIQIHMSMYGGFEQVGPIGTSLPRDDAETTTSAGDIVLYSGNQLVVFYGSNSWAYTRLGRITDKTKEDLSELLGKGDVTITIQTD; from the coding sequence ATGCTCAGTTTAATGTTACTTATCTCAGGGTGCGGCTTCAGAATGGCTGCGGAGGAAACCATCAAGGAAACAGATCCTCCATCGGAAAGCAATACTGGAGATGAGATGGAAAATAATATGGATGAATCAATGCCGGAGGAATCTGCGGCTTTAAGGATGACAATAGAAAACTCACCGGTCCAGGTTACATGGGAAGACAATGAATCCGTAACAGCTTTGAGAAAACTTGCGCGGAAAGAACCAATTCAGATCCACATGTCAATGTATGGCGGCTTTGAGCAGGTTGGACCGATCGGGACATCGCTTCCAAGAGATGATGCAGAGACAACGACATCTGCTGGAGATATTGTTCTTTACTCTGGAAATCAGCTGGTAGTTTTCTATGGGTCCAATTCATGGGCTTATACAAGACTGGGCAGAATTACGGACAAAACGAAGGAAGATCTGTCTGAACTGCTTGGCAAAGGTGATGTAACGATAACGATACAGACAGATTGA
- a CDS encoding alpha/beta hydrolase, with amino-acid sequence MAYGYIAKLSEHVIREHVRFNDRYGIAIAADIYRAKNLDESGKYPALIVGAPYGGVKEQGPCVYANELAQRGFVVLTFDQVHMGESAGEPRNVSSPDLFAESFSAAVDYLGVKVPYVDREKIGVIGICGSGGFALSAASVDVRIKAVATTSMYDISDVRGMMNLTKEQIDQMKHQLAEQRWSDFEQGQPEYIPSFPETPYPSVEALPETDLITNEWNRFYAVPRGHHPNARGGFTTTSNLAMMQFKCLDYIDEISPRPILFVAGCSRRSCSFSLILRKGVREGGRAERTVYCSGCGAYRSL; translated from the coding sequence ATGGCATACGGATATATTGCAAAACTGAGTGAACACGTCATAAGGGAACATGTTCGTTTCAATGACCGCTATGGGATTGCTATTGCGGCAGATATTTACCGGGCAAAGAATCTGGATGAATCCGGAAAATATCCGGCGCTGATTGTCGGCGCACCCTATGGCGGCGTGAAAGAACAGGGACCCTGTGTTTATGCAAATGAACTGGCGCAGCGCGGGTTTGTGGTTCTGACGTTTGATCAGGTACATATGGGAGAATCCGCAGGAGAGCCAAGGAATGTTTCTTCGCCGGATCTGTTTGCAGAGTCGTTCAGTGCAGCGGTCGATTATCTTGGCGTGAAGGTTCCCTATGTGGATCGGGAGAAGATCGGTGTGATCGGCATCTGTGGATCGGGCGGATTTGCACTCTCTGCGGCTTCAGTTGATGTACGTATCAAAGCGGTTGCTACGACTTCCATGTATGATATTTCCGACGTTCGCGGCATGATGAACCTGACGAAGGAACAGATCGATCAGATGAAGCATCAGCTTGCTGAACAGAGATGGTCGGACTTTGAACAAGGTCAGCCGGAATATATTCCCAGTTTTCCGGAAACGCCATATCCTTCCGTGGAAGCTCTGCCGGAAACGGATCTGATCACCAATGAATGGAATCGCTTCTATGCAGTTCCGCGGGGCCATCATCCCAACGCGAGAGGCGGTTTTACTACTACCTCCAATCTGGCCATGATGCAGTTTAAGTGCCTTGATTATATTGATGAAATTTCGCCGCGTCCGATTCTCTTTGTAGCAGGTTGTAGCAGGCGATCATGCTCATTCTCGCTCATTCTCAGAAAAGGCGTACGAGAAGGCGGCAGAGCCGAAAGAACTGTATATTGTTCCGGATGCGGAGCATATCGATCTTTATGA
- a CDS encoding aldo/keto reductase, with product MENIILNNKLECPVVGIGTFMLSPAEAENSVREALKMGYRLVDTANAYVNERAVGRGMRDSGVSRGEIFLSTKLWPSEYENDNAVDETLERLGVDYVDLLYIHQPAGNWLAGYRKLEKAYREGKAKAIGISNFEGKYIEELQTKWEVVPQFVQVEAHPYFTQKELCKTLDKYNIRLMSWYPLGHGDQSLINEPVFAKLGKKYGKTPAQVILRWHTQMGFVVIPGSKNVDHIRDNLSIFDFKLTNEEMVEIAKLDKGERYYHRTDAQLMQFAQWKPEFEKA from the coding sequence ATGGAGAATATTATTCTGAACAACAAACTGGAATGTCCGGTCGTAGGAATCGGGACATTTATGTTATCACCTGCTGAGGCAGAAAACAGTGTCCGGGAAGCCCTGAAGATGGGTTATCGGCTGGTTGATACAGCAAACGCTTATGTCAATGAGCGTGCTGTCGGACGCGGAATGCGCGATAGTGGTGTATCGCGTGGGGAGATCTTCCTCTCCACCAAGCTCTGGCCAAGCGAGTATGAAAATGACAACGCAGTTGATGAGACGCTTGAACGCCTTGGTGTGGACTATGTGGATCTCCTTTACATCCATCAGCCTGCAGGCAACTGGCTTGCCGGATACCGTAAGCTTGAAAAAGCATACCGTGAAGGCAAAGCAAAAGCCATCGGCATCTCCAATTTTGAAGGAAAGTACATAGAAGAACTTCAGACGAAGTGGGAAGTAGTTCCCCAGTTTGTTCAGGTGGAGGCGCACCCTTACTTTACACAGAAAGAGCTGTGTAAGACGCTCGATAAATATAACATCAGGCTTATGAGCTGGTATCCGCTGGGACACGGAGATCAATCCCTCATCAATGAACCAGTTTTCGCCAAACTTGGAAAAAAGTACGGAAAGACACCCGCACAGGTAATCCTTCGCTGGCATACACAGATGGGCTTTGTTGTCATCCCTGGAAGCAAAAATGTAGACCATATCAGAGACAATCTTAGTATTTTCGATTTCAAACTTACGAATGAGGAAATGGTGGAGATTGCAAAGCTGGATAAGGGCGAGAGATATTATCACAGGACCGATGCTCAGCTTATGCAGTTTGCACAGTGGAAACCGGAATTTGAAAAAGCGTAA
- a CDS encoding flavodoxin family protein codes for MSKILVISTSLRSHSNSEFLTEKMTEGIREAGHEVETISLKGKNLKFCTGCLVCQKTQKCVLNDDAVWIAEKVKMADTLVFSTPIYYYGLSGQMKTLLDRMNPLYPSDYQFRNVYLLTVAAEDESSTPKRAVSGLQGWIDCFPKARLAGTLFCGGLNDAAEAAENSDIQEKAYQFGKAVI; via the coding sequence ATGAGTAAAATACTTGTAATTTCAACCAGTCTAAGGAGTCATAGTAATTCAGAATTTCTAACCGAAAAAATGACAGAGGGTATCCGGGAAGCTGGCCATGAAGTGGAAACAATCAGTCTCAAAGGTAAAAACCTGAAGTTCTGCACCGGCTGCCTCGTCTGTCAGAAGACGCAGAAATGCGTTCTGAATGATGATGCGGTCTGGATCGCGGAAAAGGTAAAGATGGCAGATACACTGGTATTTTCAACGCCGATTTATTATTACGGCTTGAGCGGGCAGATGAAGACGCTGCTTGATCGGATGAATCCGCTGTATCCTTCCGATTATCAGTTCCGGAATGTTTATCTGTTAACCGTCGCGGCAGAAGATGAATCCAGTACACCAAAGAGGGCAGTCAGCGGTCTGCAGGGATGGATTGACTGCTTTCCTAAGGCGCGTCTTGCCGGAACTTTATTCTGCGGCGGCTTGAACGATGCGGCAGAGGCAGCGGAGAATTCTGATATTCAGGAGAAGGCTTACCAGTTTGGCAAGGCAGTTATTTAA
- a CDS encoding class I SAM-dependent methyltransferase, with protein MIKNYLQQTQKPDGLLGSLMISSMNRHHAKLADWGMSHLVNISPDTIEELGCGGGRNVKALLKKYPDAKISALDYSALSVRKTMQTNHRAIMAKRCTVVQGSVAKLPFSSESMDLATAFETIYFWPDLAECFKEVYRTLKPAGFFLICNESDGTDEMGKKCETIIDGMKCYTQDQITACLKQAGFASVEVIYHERKPWLTVIAIKGDAVK; from the coding sequence TTGATCAAAAACTATCTCCAGCAGACGCAGAAGCCAGATGGGCTCCTCGGCAGTCTGATGATTTCCAGCATGAACCGTCACCATGCAAAACTGGCAGACTGGGGCATGTCCCATCTTGTCAATATATCTCCAGATACCATTGAAGAACTGGGCTGCGGCGGTGGGAGAAATGTGAAAGCCCTGCTGAAAAAGTACCCGGACGCAAAGATCTCTGCGCTGGACTATTCCGCACTGAGTGTGCGCAAGACCATGCAGACTAACCACCGAGCCATCATGGCAAAGCGATGCACGGTAGTACAGGGCAGTGTAGCAAAACTTCCCTTTTCATCAGAAAGCATGGACCTTGCAACTGCCTTTGAGACCATCTACTTCTGGCCTGATCTGGCAGAATGCTTCAAGGAGGTTTACCGCACCCTGAAACCAGCTGGCTTTTTCCTCATCTGCAATGAATCGGATGGCACAGATGAGATGGGCAAAAAATGTGAAACCATTATTGATGGCATGAAATGCTATACGCAAGATCAGATTACAGCATGTCTGAAACAGGCAGGTTTTGCCTCGGTTGAAGTGATTTACCATGAAAGAAAACCATGGCTGACAGTGATCGCAATAAAAGGAGACGCTGTCAAATGA
- a CDS encoding flavodoxin yields MAKTLMAFFSRADENYFGGSMRYIEVGNTEVVARKIKDLIGADLFKIEMKTPYAKDYNTCIVEAKEHQKQDARPELKSLPTSIDAYDTVILGYPNYWGTMPMAVFTFLEAFDFSGKTILPLCTNEGSGMGSSESDIRKLCPGADVKRGLSINGSSANKADAQIKSWLKSNGLM; encoded by the coding sequence ATGGCCAAGACGTTAATGGCATTCTTTTCAAGAGCGGATGAAAATTATTTTGGCGGTTCTATGAGATATATAGAGGTTGGCAACACGGAAGTTGTGGCTCGTAAAATCAAAGATCTGATTGGGGCAGATCTCTTCAAAATTGAAATGAAGACACCATATGCGAAGGATTATAACACCTGCATTGTTGAGGCAAAGGAACACCAAAAGCAGGATGCAAGACCTGAACTCAAGTCTCTTCCGACAAGTATTGATGCGTATGACACGGTGATTCTCGGTTATCCAAATTATTGGGGAACAATGCCAATGGCAGTATTTACTTTCCTTGAAGCGTTTGATTTTTCAGGAAAGACAATTCTTCCTCTTTGTACAAACGAGGGGAGTGGAATGGGGTCCAGTGAATCAGATATCAGAAAGCTTTGTCCGGGCGCAGATGTGAAACGTGGACTGTCAATCAACGGAAGCAGTGCAAATAAAGCTGACGCTCAGATTAAGAGCTGGCTGAAGTCCAACGGTTTGATGTAG
- a CDS encoding MerR family transcriptional regulator: MTIKEVCEKFNLSPDTLRYYERVGVIPEVRRTKGGIRDYSDEDLKWVENAVCMRNAGVPVEMLIEYVKLFQQGDSTIAARRDLLMEARAEVQKNLDMYQATMDRLNYKISRYEEAVKTGVLSWDAENIKKD, from the coding sequence ATGACGATAAAAGAAGTTTGCGAAAAATTCAATCTTTCTCCGGACACGCTGCGCTACTACGAGCGCGTAGGTGTAATTCCGGAAGTCAGAAGAACGAAAGGTGGCATCAGAGATTATTCCGATGAAGATCTGAAATGGGTAGAGAATGCTGTCTGCATGAGAAATGCCGGGGTTCCAGTAGAAATGCTGATTGAGTATGTAAAGCTTTTCCAGCAGGGTGATTCTACGATCGCAGCAAGACGGGATCTTTTGATGGAAGCGCGTGCGGAGGTACAGAAGAATTTAGATATGTATCAGGCCACTATGGACAGGCTCAATTACAAGATTTCCCGGTATGAAGAAGCCGTGAAGACCGGTGTCCTTTCATGGGATGCTGAGAATATTAAGAAAGATTGA
- a CDS encoding iron-containing alcohol dehydrogenase, with product MQNFDYVTPTRLIFGKGVVEQLPEVMRQYGRRILLTYGGGSIKKIGLYDKVKELLSDFEIVELSGIQPNPKYDPSVLDGVRLCKEHDVDVILSVGGGSVLDCSKAIAAGAKYDGDPWDLISYKVKAQAALPIVDIITLAATGSEYDCGGVISRTETNDKIGYVDPLLYPAVSFLDPTYTFTVSRKQTAAGCADAMNHIMEQYFCEDSTLLNDGFMEAALKSLMVNAKKCLENPEDYTARAEMMLDCTYGCNGIYSLGNSGSGWPCHGMEHALSAYYDITHGEGLAIITPRWMKHILSEKTVDRFVKYGVNVFGIDPNLDRFDIADRAIEETYQFFASIGIPMHLKEVGIDESRIDEMAHHVAENEGLENAWAPLTEKDIADIFRASL from the coding sequence ATGCAGAATTTTGATTATGTTACACCAACCAGACTGATTTTTGGAAAGGGGGTAGTGGAACAGCTGCCCGAAGTAATGCGTCAATATGGAAGAAGAATTCTTCTGACCTACGGCGGCGGAAGTATCAAGAAGATTGGTCTTTATGACAAGGTAAAGGAGCTTCTCAGTGATTTTGAAATCGTGGAGCTGTCCGGCATTCAGCCGAATCCCAAGTATGATCCGAGTGTCCTGGACGGCGTAAGGCTTTGCAAGGAACATGATGTGGATGTGATCCTGTCGGTTGGCGGAGGCAGCGTACTCGACTGTTCGAAGGCAATCGCAGCTGGAGCAAAGTATGATGGGGATCCGTGGGATTTGATTTCCTATAAGGTAAAGGCACAGGCAGCACTTCCGATTGTAGATATTATTACGCTGGCCGCTACGGGCAGCGAGTATGACTGCGGCGGAGTGATTTCCAGAACCGAGACAAACGATAAAATCGGCTATGTGGATCCGCTTCTTTATCCTGCGGTTTCGTTCCTTGATCCGACTTACACATTTACGGTATCCAGAAAACAGACGGCTGCCGGCTGCGCAGATGCAATGAATCACATTATGGAGCAGTATTTCTGCGAGGATTCCACGCTTCTTAACGATGGATTTATGGAAGCGGCGCTTAAGAGCCTTATGGTGAATGCAAAGAAGTGTCTCGAGAATCCGGAAGACTATACGGCAAGAGCGGAAATGATGCTTGACTGCACCTATGGATGCAACGGGATTTATTCGCTTGGAAACAGTGGTTCTGGCTGGCCCTGCCACGGTATGGAGCATGCGCTTTCCGCATACTATGACATTACGCATGGGGAGGGACTTGCGATCATTACCCCACGGTGGATGAAGCATATCTTAAGCGAAAAGACTGTAGATCGGTTTGTCAAATACGGTGTCAATGTCTTTGGAATTGATCCGAATCTGGATCGGTTTGACATCGCAGATCGGGCGATTGAAGAAACGTACCAGTTCTTCGCATCGATCGGTATCCCGATGCATCTTAAGGAAGTGGGTATTGATGAGAGCCGTATTGATGAGATGGCACATCATGTAGCAGAAAATGAAGGACTTGAAAATGCATGGGCGCCGCTGACAGAGAAGGATATTGCAGACATTTTCAGAGCATCCTTATAA
- a CDS encoding class I SAM-dependent methyltransferase yields the protein MKPDYKNWMPEGLVISAIAAFAICMICSVLSSLYIAPGSLKSIVLTILLLLSIVFAYLSLKAVMMFRAFSYNGRRKLSKEVIDGIAARISLSKGQKGLDVGCGSGALVIACARRNPDAAFVGIDRWGKEYASFSKSLCQRNAKAEGVSNVTFWQGNAVKLPFEDECFDAVFSNYVYHNIPSHDRQEILMETLRVLKKGGTFAIHDIFTKGKYGDMQAFVKKLKDMGYEKVELIDTTNGLFMTRKEAGRLMLTGSALLTGWK from the coding sequence ATGAAACCTGATTATAAAAACTGGATGCCAGAAGGATTGGTCATATCTGCGATCGCAGCCTTTGCCATCTGCATGATCTGCTCTGTCCTGTCATCACTGTACATAGCTCCTGGCAGCCTGAAGTCAATCGTATTGACCATACTGCTATTACTTTCCATTGTATTTGCATATCTTTCCTTGAAGGCTGTCATGATGTTCCGTGCTTTTTCCTACAATGGCAGACGGAAGCTGTCGAAAGAAGTGATTGATGGCATTGCTGCACGGATTTCTCTTTCCAAAGGACAGAAAGGACTGGATGTCGGATGTGGCAGCGGTGCGCTTGTCATTGCCTGTGCCAGAAGAAATCCCGATGCGGCATTTGTTGGCATTGACCGCTGGGGAAAGGAATATGCCTCTTTCAGCAAGTCATTATGTCAGCGCAATGCAAAAGCAGAAGGTGTATCCAATGTCACCTTCTGGCAGGGTAATGCAGTCAAGCTGCCTTTTGAGGATGAATGTTTTGATGCTGTTTTCAGCAACTATGTGTATCACAATATTCCTTCTCATGACCGGCAGGAAATTCTGATGGAAACACTGCGGGTATTGAAAAAAGGCGGCACCTTTGCCATTCATGACATCTTTACCAAAGGCAAATATGGTGACATGCAGGCATTCGTAAAGAAGCTGAAGGATATGGGTTATGAAAAAGTAGAATTGATAGATACGACAAATGGTCTGTTTATGACCAGAAAGGAAGCAGGAAGACTGATGTTAACAGGCTCAGCACTTCTGACAGGATGGAAATAA